The Primulina tabacum isolate GXHZ01 chromosome 7, ASM2559414v2, whole genome shotgun sequence genome includes a window with the following:
- the LOC142551435 gene encoding putative pectin methyltransferase QUA2, which yields MSRPLHRGVSGGGGRFSGNSHDLWEDSQMKERAEKEDMDRTRTNGGDHAYLSIKSPLGILFPNKLFSKQGLSENGFVSDPFSPGTLRSRHKVTISLLKFSLVVIVILALTGSFWWTLSITSMTRGKIFHGYRRLQEQLYSEFHEIGELSLGSSRMRELDYCSEESENSVPCFNVSENLALGFSNGEEYNRHCEGGFKQNCLVLTPVNYKIPLRWPAGKDVIWFANVNITAQEVLSSGSLTKRMMMLDEDQISFRSVSSTFDVEDYAHQIAEIIGLKNDNYLQAGVRTILDIECGYGSFGAHLSSNQLLTMCIANYEASGSQVQLTLERGLPAMIGSFTSKQLPYPSLSFDMIHCARCRVDWDAKDGIFLLEVNRLLRPGGYFVWTSPLINSQRSLRNKVNLKQWTAVRSLAENLCWEMLPQQDETVVWKKTSEKKCYSPRKTASPSLCSKVHDIESPYYRPLQSCISGTQSRRWISIEERRKWPSQATLSSAELQIHGLQSEEVAQDAINWKSAVRNYWSLLSPLIFSDHPKRPGDEDPSPPFNMLRNVLDMNARLGGFNAALLETGKSVWVMNVVPTRGPNSLPLIVDRGFIGVQHDWCEPFPTYPRTYDLVHAQGLISLQFTEHPKCQALDLLTEIDRLLRPEGWVILRDSAHLIEFARSLTTHLKWEARVVEIESNSDEKLLICQKPFSKRQASLS from the exons ATGTCACGTCCTCTTCATCGAGGTGTGTCAGGTGGAGGTGGGAGATTCTCAGGGAACAGTCATGATCTGTGGGAAGATTCTCAGATGAAAGAAAGGGCCGAGAAGGAAGATATGGACCGGACTCGAACCAACGGTGGTGATCATGCATATTTATCTATCAAATCCCCTCTTGGAATTCTTTTTCCGAATAAATTATTTTCGAAACAAGGCTTGAGCGAGAATGGATTCGTTTCTGATCCATTTAGCCCTGGGACTCTGAGGAGTAGGCATAAAGTGACAATCTCTCTGCTTAAATTCAGTTTAGTGGTGATTGTAATTCTTGCTCTTACTGGTTCCTTCTGGTGGACACTTTCTATAACCTCTATGActagagggaaaatatttcatGGATATAGGCGACTTCAAGAGCAATTGTACTCGGAGTTTCATGAGATTGGGGAGCTGTCTCTTGGTTCTTCAAGAATGAGAGAATTGGATTATTGTTCGGAGGAATCGGAAAACTCTGTCccttgcttcaatgtatcggAAAATCTTGCTTTGGGATTTTCCAATGGTGAAGAATACAACCGCCATTGTGAAGGCGGCTTCAAGCAAAACTGTTTGGTTCTTACACCTGTCAATTATAAGATTCCACTCAGATGGCCTGCTGGAAAGGATGTCATCTGGTTTGCAAATGTTAATATCACAGCacaagaggtgctatcttcggGAAGTTTAACCAAAAG GATGATGATGTTAGATGAAGACCAGATTTCCTTCCGTTCAGTATCCTCTACATTTGATGTTGAAGACTATGCACATCAAATTGCAGAAATTATTGGACTAAAAAATGATAATTACTTACAAGCTGGA GTTCGGACGATCCTGGACATAGAATGTGGTTATGGTAGTTTTGGGGCGCATCTATCTTCCAACCAACTATTGACCATGTGTATAGCAAATTATGAGGCTTCGGGCAGTCAAGTTCAATTAACACTAGAAAGAGGTCTTCCAGCAATGATTGGATCATTCACGTCAAAGCAGTTACCATATCCGTCCCTTTCGTTTGATATGATACATTGTGCAAGATGTCGTGTTGATTGGGATGCAAAAG ATGGTATATTTTTGCTTGAGGTCAATCGTTTGTTACGGCCCGGTGGATATTTTGTCTGGACTAGTCCACTCATAAATTCCCAGCGATCCCTTCGCAATAAGGTTAATCTGAAACAGTGGACCGCAGTGCGGTCGTTAGCGGAAAATCTATGCTGGGAGATGTTGCCGCAGCAAGACGAGACTGTTGTATGGAAGAAGACTAGTGAGAAGAAATGTTATTCACCAAG GAAAACTGCTTCTCCTTCTCTCTGTAGCAAGGTCCATGACATCGAGTCTCCTTATTACCGGCCACTCCAGTCATGCATTAGTGGAACACAGAGCCGTCGTTGGATCTCTATCGAAGAAAGAAGAAAATGGCCTTCCCAGGCTACGCTGAGCTCAGCTGAACTTCAAATTCATG GTTTGCAGTCAGAAGAGGTTGCCCAAGATGCTATTAACTGGAAATCAGCAGTCAGAAATTATTGGTCTCTGCTGTCACCACTAATATTTTCTGATCACCCGAAGAGACCTGGAGATGAGGATCCTTCGCCACCTTTTAACATGCTGAGAAATGTGCTAGACATGAATGCTCGTCTTGGTGGTTTCAATGCTGCCTTGTTAGAAACTGGAAAATCTGTGTGGGTGATGAATGTTGTCCCTACAAGAGGACCTAACAGTCTGCCTCTAATAGTTGACAGGGGTTTTATTGGAGTGCAACATGACTG GTGTGAACCATTTCCAACATATCCAAGAACATATGATTTGGTCCATGCTCAAGGGCTAATCTCCCTTCAATTTACCGAGCATCCCAAATGCCAGGCGCTTGATCTGCTCACTGAGATAGATCGTTTGCTTCGTCCAGAG GGATGGGTGATTTTAAGGGACAGTGCTCATCTAATTGAGTTTGCTAGATCTCTCACAACACATCTGAAATGGGAGGCACGAGTTGTCGAGATTGAAAGCAACA